The following are from one region of the Colius striatus isolate bColStr4 chromosome Z, bColStr4.1.hap1, whole genome shotgun sequence genome:
- the MINAR2 gene encoding major intrinsically disordered NOTCH2-binding receptor 1-like — protein sequence MDFSVLPNNNHPDKFLQLEAKSLVKNSAFLQASLAKFPEGALPGVQQWHNRVYLQREKRNVTELPGLDLNGVSQEMIDKALGKHITPITLKSTIKSNPLYSDIQVDDDWEEKKTTPSWTVQDYDKHSLHSNLSSHIKENPNDLQFWMGDIYTPGYDTLLKKKEREKKHSKCCRIILLIVLAVCILITIITLSILLT from the exons ATGGACTTCTCCGTTTTGCCAAATAACAACCATCCCGATAAATTCCTTCAACTGGAAGCGAAGTCTTTAGTGAAAAACTCTGCCTTTCTACAAGCCAGCCTGGCAAAATTCCCAGAAGGAGCTTTACCTGGAGTGCAGCAGTGGCACAACAGGGTCTATTTACAG agagagaagagaaatgtCACTGAGCTACCAGGCTTAGACTTGAATGGGGTCAGTCAAGAAATGATAGACAAAGCCCTTGGGAAACACATTACGCCCATCACTCTGAAATCCACAATCAAAAGCAATCCCTTGTATAGTGATATCCAGGTGGATGACGACTGGGAGGAGAAGAAAACGACCCCTTCCTGGACTGTGCAAGACTATGACAAACATTCGTTGCACTCCAATTTGTCCAGCCACATAAAG gaaAATCCTAATGATCTACAGTTCTGGATGGGGGATATTTATACTCCTGGGTATGATACcctgttaaaaaagaaagagagagaaaaaaagcattccAAATGTTGCCGAATCATCCTGCTCATCGTGTTAGCTGTTTGCATCCTGATTACCATAATCACGCTCAGCATTTTACTTACTTAG